Proteins from one Chitinophaga oryzae genomic window:
- a CDS encoding MupA/Atu3671 family FMN-dependent luciferase-like monooxygenase: MHELLKKLREQHIQIVLKDDNLRISSGAPIPTAIADAIREHKTALVQYLKNGLQEAPAAATIPVAPESRGYALSSVQRRMWVLSQYQEGNLAYNMPAAYLLEGEPDVARLEHAFDLLIARHEILRTTFRVDDQGDIRQYIEPSPQKFRIATEDLRGAEDQRTQVDERIRQAHIIPFDLSLGPLLRAGLYRLSEKSWLFVYVMHHITGDGWSMGVLIRELMQLYNTAETNDGLSLLPLRIHYKDYAAWQQAQLADAGMEPCRKYWLEQFAGEIPVLQLPADNARPAIKTYHGAAIQQRLDPEVFARFRAMVQEQGATLFMGLQAAVNILLYWYSGQENIITGTPIAGRDHPELEDQIGVYINTLALRVRCQAEDTYLQLLGKVRQVTLDAYRYQSYPFDELVDELQLRRDMSRNPLFDVMVSLQNNDINLAGDRRMGSLAVSRYPDGQNIFCKFDLTFDFIETAGTLQMTIEYNTDLYRSSTIDLMMGHLRQLITGIAASPSTVIRELDLLTEKERQQLLSDFNNTEGDYERDTTIVALFRRQASLRPEETAVVFEAGAVTYRELDEQSDRVARLLTEQLHLQPGALVALMTERSVHLMAGMLGILKAGAAYVPLDPAYPAERISYVLDDCGARVLVAGEGTALPAGYDGAILQLETAVKEDNGSGYTPYAVLPEDLCYVIYTSGSTGRPKGVMVNHRNVVNFFSAMDREVPLQADDCLLAMTSTSFDISVLELLWTLCRGVQVVIHPSDRIPGNLDRYTEEAPATVDFSLFFFSSYDHGSANKYDLLQSSVRYADEHGFRAVWTPERHFHEFGGLYPNPSVIGAALAVSTRRLEIRSGSVVAPLHDTVRIAEEWAVVDNLSGGRVGLSFAPGWNANDFVLSSTPYASRHQRMYEQIAEVRRLWEGGSITRTNGFGQEVSLQVYPRPVQATLPVWVTAAGSEESFRSAGAIGAHVLTHLLGQDLEELAGKIRIYRESRRQHGHEGPGTVTVMLHAYLGTDEEAVLAAAEAPFISYLKSSIGLSRIMLEESGLKEEDINEELKEKILRNSYRRYAGGSALIGTRAGCRQLVSRLRHIGVNEVACLVDFGIAEDKVLQGLEELDLLRQEFKATGLAAHRPITMMQSTPSLLRLLEEEGSSAKVLGSLRALLLGGEPLPAPLLAQLRSHYNMSVYNMYGPTETTIWSCVCPPAALDGQVSIGRPVLNTRVYVLNSHMQLLPVGVAGELYIGGEGVTPGYLHREALTAERFVEDPFVAGGRLYRTGDLARWLPDGRLECLGRLDDQVKVRGHRIEPGEIEAALQQYPGVERALVMVRKDPAGDHVLVAYLVTAAPISPPSLQAHLSRTLPAYMLPGHYVKLTSFPLTPNGKTDRKQLPEPWAQGLKPATVYVAPRNELEQAFADIWQTVLGKERIGIHDDFFEQGGQSLKAIRLVTQINKRWSLGMGIIDVFSYPTVAAMADWAGTTLWLKDADKEPVMQDQEENEKIIF, from the coding sequence ATGCACGAACTACTTAAAAAGCTGAGAGAACAACATATTCAGATCGTTTTAAAAGATGATAACCTGCGGATCAGCAGCGGGGCGCCGATACCAACAGCGATCGCTGATGCCATCAGGGAGCATAAGACAGCGCTGGTGCAATACCTGAAGAACGGTTTGCAGGAAGCGCCTGCCGCAGCTACGATCCCGGTGGCGCCGGAATCCCGGGGGTATGCGCTTTCCTCCGTGCAGCGGCGTATGTGGGTGCTCAGTCAGTACCAGGAAGGCAATCTGGCTTACAATATGCCGGCCGCCTATCTGCTGGAGGGCGAACCCGATGTAGCAAGGCTGGAACACGCGTTCGACCTGCTGATTGCACGGCATGAAATACTACGGACCACTTTCCGCGTCGATGACCAGGGCGATATACGGCAATATATTGAACCATCCCCTCAGAAGTTTCGTATAGCCACGGAAGACCTTCGCGGTGCGGAAGACCAGCGGACGCAGGTAGACGAGCGGATACGGCAGGCGCACATCATCCCTTTCGACCTTTCGTTGGGGCCCTTGTTACGTGCAGGTCTGTATCGTTTGTCTGAAAAGAGCTGGCTGTTCGTATATGTGATGCATCATATTACCGGTGACGGCTGGTCCATGGGAGTATTGATCCGTGAGCTGATGCAGCTTTACAACACTGCTGAAACAAACGACGGCCTGTCCCTGCTTCCGCTGAGGATACATTACAAAGATTATGCAGCGTGGCAACAGGCCCAGCTGGCAGATGCCGGCATGGAGCCCTGCCGGAAGTACTGGCTGGAACAGTTTGCCGGAGAAATACCGGTATTGCAGTTGCCGGCTGACAACGCACGGCCGGCCATTAAAACCTATCATGGCGCTGCGATACAGCAACGACTCGATCCGGAAGTATTTGCCAGGTTCAGGGCTATGGTGCAGGAACAGGGAGCTACGTTGTTTATGGGCCTGCAGGCGGCTGTCAATATATTGTTGTACTGGTACTCAGGCCAGGAAAATATTATCACCGGCACTCCCATTGCCGGCAGGGACCATCCTGAACTGGAAGACCAGATCGGCGTGTATATCAATACCCTGGCGCTGCGGGTACGTTGCCAGGCGGAAGATACCTATCTGCAGCTGCTCGGTAAGGTCAGACAGGTGACACTGGACGCCTATCGTTATCAGTCATATCCGTTTGATGAGTTGGTGGATGAATTGCAGCTCCGGCGTGATATGAGCCGCAATCCGCTGTTCGATGTGATGGTGAGCCTTCAGAACAACGATATCAACCTGGCCGGCGACCGGCGGATGGGATCACTTGCTGTCAGCCGGTATCCTGACGGACAAAACATCTTCTGCAAATTCGACCTGACGTTCGACTTCATCGAGACAGCCGGTACGCTGCAAATGACGATCGAGTACAATACAGACCTTTATCGCTCTTCCACTATAGACCTGATGATGGGGCACCTGCGGCAACTGATCACCGGTATTGCGGCTTCACCTTCCACGGTTATACGGGAATTGGACCTGCTCACGGAGAAGGAGCGGCAGCAGCTGTTGTCGGATTTCAATAACACGGAAGGGGATTATGAGCGTGATACGACCATTGTGGCGCTGTTCCGCCGGCAGGCATCGCTGCGGCCGGAAGAGACGGCCGTTGTTTTTGAAGCGGGCGCGGTGACTTACCGGGAGCTGGATGAACAGTCCGACCGGGTGGCGCGGCTGCTGACGGAACAGCTGCACCTACAACCGGGAGCGTTGGTCGCGCTGATGACGGAACGTTCCGTTCACCTGATGGCGGGGATGTTAGGCATCCTCAAAGCCGGGGCGGCCTATGTGCCATTGGACCCGGCTTATCCTGCGGAGCGTATCAGCTACGTGCTGGACGACTGCGGCGCCCGCGTGCTGGTGGCCGGTGAGGGAACAGCGCTGCCGGCAGGCTATGACGGCGCCATACTGCAATTGGAGACAGCAGTGAAGGAGGATAACGGTTCCGGTTACACGCCGTACGCCGTGTTGCCGGAAGACCTGTGTTACGTGATCTATACCTCCGGTTCTACCGGCCGTCCGAAAGGGGTGATGGTAAACCACCGCAATGTGGTCAACTTCTTTTCGGCCATGGACCGGGAAGTGCCTTTGCAGGCGGATGACTGCCTGCTGGCGATGACCAGCACTTCCTTCGATATCTCCGTGCTGGAGCTGTTGTGGACCCTCTGCCGCGGGGTACAGGTGGTGATACATCCGTCGGACCGTATCCCGGGCAACCTTGACCGTTATACGGAGGAAGCACCGGCCACAGTGGACTTCAGCCTGTTTTTCTTCTCCAGCTACGATCATGGCAGTGCCAATAAATACGATCTTCTGCAGTCTTCCGTGCGCTATGCGGACGAGCATGGGTTCCGGGCGGTATGGACGCCGGAGCGTCATTTTCATGAGTTTGGCGGCTTGTATCCCAATCCGTCTGTTATCGGGGCGGCGTTGGCGGTGAGCACCCGCCGGCTGGAGATCCGCAGCGGCAGCGTGGTAGCGCCGCTGCATGATACGGTGCGCATCGCGGAGGAATGGGCGGTGGTAGACAACCTGTCCGGCGGCCGGGTAGGGCTGTCGTTTGCCCCCGGCTGGAACGCGAACGATTTTGTTTTGTCATCCACTCCTTATGCGTCGCGCCACCAGCGGATGTACGAGCAGATAGCTGAAGTGCGCCGCCTCTGGGAAGGAGGCAGCATCACCCGTACCAATGGCTTCGGGCAGGAAGTATCGCTGCAGGTATATCCCCGCCCGGTGCAGGCAACGCTGCCTGTGTGGGTAACGGCTGCGGGCAGCGAAGAGTCGTTCAGAAGCGCGGGCGCTATCGGCGCTCATGTGCTCACACACCTGCTGGGGCAGGACCTGGAGGAGCTGGCCGGCAAAATCAGGATATACCGTGAAAGCCGCCGTCAGCATGGCCATGAGGGCCCGGGCACCGTTACGGTGATGTTGCATGCTTACCTGGGAACGGACGAGGAAGCGGTGCTGGCAGCAGCAGAGGCGCCCTTTATCAGCTACCTGAAAAGCTCCATAGGCCTCAGCCGCATCATGCTGGAAGAATCCGGGCTGAAAGAAGAAGATATCAACGAAGAACTGAAAGAGAAGATCCTGCGCAACAGCTACCGGCGTTACGCGGGAGGCAGCGCGCTTATCGGCACGCGTGCCGGCTGTCGCCAGCTGGTCAGCCGTCTGCGCCACATCGGCGTTAACGAGGTGGCCTGCCTGGTAGACTTTGGCATTGCGGAAGATAAAGTGCTGCAAGGGTTGGAGGAGCTGGACCTGCTGCGGCAGGAGTTTAAGGCCACCGGCCTTGCGGCGCACCGGCCGATCACGATGATGCAGTCCACGCCGTCGCTGCTGCGCCTGCTCGAAGAAGAGGGCAGTTCAGCGAAAGTACTGGGCTCGCTGCGTGCGCTGCTGCTGGGCGGGGAGCCTTTGCCGGCGCCTTTGCTGGCGCAGTTGCGCAGCCATTACAATATGTCTGTATATAACATGTACGGCCCTACGGAAACGACGATCTGGTCGTGTGTGTGCCCGCCTGCGGCGCTGGACGGGCAGGTGAGCATCGGCCGGCCGGTGCTGAATACGCGGGTGTACGTGCTCAACAGTCATATGCAGCTGTTGCCCGTTGGCGTAGCCGGAGAGCTGTACATCGGCGGCGAAGGGGTGACCCCCGGTTATCTGCACCGGGAGGCGCTGACGGCCGAACGGTTCGTGGAAGACCCGTTTGTGGCGGGCGGACGTTTGTACCGTACAGGCGACCTGGCGCGCTGGCTGCCGGACGGCCGCCTGGAATGCCTGGGCCGCCTGGACGACCAGGTGAAAGTACGTGGCCACCGCATCGAGCCCGGGGAAATTGAAGCCGCCCTGCAACAGTACCCCGGCGTGGAAAGGGCGCTGGTGATGGTCAGGAAAGATCCTGCGGGCGATCATGTATTGGTGGCTTACCTGGTAACGGCAGCACCGATATCACCACCTTCTCTGCAGGCACATTTGTCGCGCACCTTACCTGCTTACATGCTGCCGGGCCATTATGTGAAACTGACCTCCTTCCCCCTCACGCCTAACGGTAAAACAGACAGGAAACAATTGCCGGAGCCATGGGCGCAGGGCCTGAAGCCGGCTACCGTTTATGTGGCTCCCCGGAATGAGCTGGAACAGGCGTTTGCCGACATATGGCAAACCGTACTGGGAAAGGAAAGGATCGGTATCCATGACGATTTCTTTGAACAGGGCGGACAAAGCCTCAAAGCGATAAGGCTGGTCACACAAATAAATAAACGCTGGTCGCTGGGCATGGGAATTATTGACGTGTTCAGCTATCCTACGGTAGCGGCAATGGCTGACTGGGCCGGTACGACGCTCTGGTTAAAAGATGCAGATAAAGAACCGGTGATGCAGGACCAGGAAGAAAATGAGAAAATAATCTTTTAA
- a CDS encoding SDR family NAD(P)-dependent oxidoreductase, producing the protein MKHNQPYTGLEIAIIGMACRFPGASCWQEFWHNLTNGVESVRFYTDEDLAAAGVAPEDIARPDFVKADAVLEHKTRFDAAFFGYRPEEASILNPMHRIFHECVWEALEDAGYDPATVKSGIGLYAGGGNDLNWQVYSMLQQNNREVDSFTLSQLNNKDYLSALLSYKLNLRGPAFTVNTACSTSLVAINLACKSLLMGETGMALAGGVSLNTRQQKGYFYQEGMIDSRDGHCRAFDALASGAVGGEGAGVVVLKRLQDAVRDRDHIYAVIKGSAINNDGNRKVGFTAPSIEGQADCIRRALAMADTAPSGISYVEAHGTGTRLGDPIEVEALNTAFNRDRSHACALGSVKTNIGHLDTAAGVAGLIKTALSLKFKILPPSLHFQSPNPEIDFEGGPFYVNARLQPWPAAGDTPRRAGVSSFGIGGTNAHAVLEEAPAATTAAEGRPWKLFTVSARTPGSVCRYLEKIKAFLQQETLPALADMSFTLQTGRRHFPYRYAFAYQHQEDLLHQLDNIPAEAAIRQTAANKPLTVFMFPGQGSQYNGMAQTLYEQEPFIKDILDRGFGIVRQLTGKSLQEVWFAASGAEINRTLYAQPAIFLLEYAMAKQLMAWGVQPDYMIGHSIGELVAACVSGVFSFEDALKIVVKRAALMDRLPAGSMISVSLSRQEADALLNEHVCLAAVNAPEQLVLSGPPDAMQQVTAQLERSGTPHVRLHTSHAFHSAMLDPVLAEFRAALDGIPPGEIKIPFVSNVTGEWITAAEATSPEYWSRHMRETVQLAAGIQTIMATSTDICFIEAGAGHILSGLLKQQLSGDTHIVTVPLIRAAREHVPDGQMLASAITQLWMNGISIDWECYYRDETRRRVPLPVYAFEQTTYPVEVDPFKLGNRYLSAPKKTGWHHWIYYPVWKSSILLPVTGKIKSFLFLSGGTAWETSLVRQLCAAGHEVIQVVADTAFRQVDGKMYFMDPVDKGQFGLLSAALLQQGVHFTDILYGLTAGATDEALVLEAQNRTIHQCYFALAHLVQALQAGGQLNNTHVFLLTDHLFNIHHTENSRYSQALAVGLLNALPQELPVSSSHIDIDSHATLAGLVLELGQASHQERTVAWRGHSRWVSIYQQNETPSPQRQPVKKNGVYLVTGGLGKVGFLLAQHLVGTCQAKVVLTGRRDVEHAGENDEWNIRLKQLQAMGTAVYYRCDAADYDAFETMVSHIKATLGPVLGVIHAAGNIDRRYFELTEDVSVENTLAVLRPKVDGIRNLARVFEKESPDFVWITSSLASVLGGIGFGAYAAANLFMDHYVSSRLQQHPSWKCIGLSEMTLDAAEEAAEARRERKALLPAELIALFEWSAGTPGIPVIWQTAQDLGERLHNTYHAPREAAAILPGEAAVAAIQQRPALSTVFVPAATSTEQILSQIMEQYFGFTGIGVDDDFFELGGDSLKAMILLKRIRLALDVQITVHDFFEARTIRQLATGIDNRLWLLAGENPENAFISII; encoded by the coding sequence ATGAAGCATAACCAGCCTTATACGGGTTTAGAGATCGCCATCATTGGGATGGCCTGCCGGTTTCCCGGAGCTTCCTGCTGGCAGGAATTCTGGCACAACCTGACTAATGGCGTGGAGTCCGTCCGTTTTTATACAGATGAAGACCTGGCAGCTGCAGGCGTTGCACCGGAGGACATAGCGCGACCTGACTTTGTAAAAGCAGATGCAGTACTGGAACACAAAACGCGGTTCGACGCTGCATTTTTCGGCTACCGGCCGGAGGAGGCCAGTATACTGAATCCCATGCACCGCATTTTCCATGAATGTGTATGGGAGGCTTTGGAAGATGCTGGATACGATCCGGCTACCGTTAAGTCGGGGATAGGCCTGTATGCCGGGGGAGGAAATGATCTCAACTGGCAGGTGTATTCCATGCTGCAGCAAAATAACCGGGAAGTCGACAGTTTTACTTTGTCACAGTTGAATAACAAGGATTATCTGTCTGCTTTATTGTCTTATAAGCTCAACCTTCGTGGGCCGGCCTTTACGGTTAATACAGCCTGCTCCACATCGCTGGTGGCAATTAACCTGGCATGCAAAAGTTTGCTGATGGGGGAAACAGGCATGGCGCTGGCAGGCGGCGTATCCCTGAATACGCGGCAACAGAAAGGCTACTTTTACCAGGAGGGTATGATCGATTCCCGGGACGGGCATTGCCGCGCTTTCGACGCGCTGGCCAGTGGCGCCGTTGGCGGCGAAGGAGCAGGCGTGGTGGTGTTGAAACGCTTACAGGATGCTGTCAGGGACAGGGACCATATTTATGCAGTGATAAAGGGTAGCGCCATCAACAACGACGGTAACAGAAAGGTCGGCTTCACCGCACCCAGTATTGAAGGGCAGGCCGACTGTATACGGCGGGCCCTGGCGATGGCGGATACGGCGCCTTCCGGTATCAGTTACGTGGAAGCGCATGGCACCGGTACGCGCCTGGGTGATCCGATTGAAGTAGAAGCCCTCAATACAGCGTTTAACCGGGACCGTAGCCATGCCTGTGCGCTGGGGTCTGTAAAAACGAACATCGGCCACCTGGACACGGCCGCAGGGGTGGCGGGACTTATAAAAACGGCGCTAAGCCTGAAGTTTAAAATACTCCCGCCCAGTTTACATTTTCAATCACCCAATCCGGAGATCGATTTTGAAGGCGGCCCGTTTTATGTGAACGCCAGGCTGCAGCCCTGGCCGGCGGCCGGTGATACGCCGCGGAGAGCCGGTGTTAGTTCGTTTGGTATCGGTGGCACCAATGCGCACGCGGTGCTGGAAGAAGCTCCGGCTGCCACAACGGCGGCAGAGGGCAGGCCATGGAAACTGTTCACCGTTTCCGCCCGTACGCCCGGTTCCGTTTGCCGATACCTGGAAAAGATAAAAGCCTTTCTGCAGCAGGAAACACTTCCGGCGCTGGCAGATATGTCTTTTACGCTGCAGACAGGCCGCCGGCATTTTCCATACCGGTATGCCTTTGCGTACCAGCACCAGGAAGACCTGCTGCACCAACTGGATAATATACCAGCGGAAGCCGCCATCCGGCAGACTGCGGCCAATAAACCACTGACAGTGTTCATGTTTCCCGGCCAGGGATCGCAGTATAACGGTATGGCACAAACGCTGTATGAACAGGAGCCTTTTATCAAAGATATACTGGACAGGGGCTTCGGCATCGTCCGGCAGCTTACCGGCAAATCGCTTCAGGAGGTATGGTTCGCGGCGTCAGGGGCGGAAATCAACAGAACACTATACGCCCAGCCTGCCATCTTCCTGCTGGAATATGCCATGGCAAAACAACTCATGGCATGGGGCGTCCAGCCGGATTATATGATCGGGCACAGCATCGGGGAACTGGTAGCTGCCTGCGTCAGCGGTGTATTCTCGTTTGAAGACGCACTGAAGATAGTCGTAAAAAGGGCCGCCCTTATGGACAGACTGCCGGCCGGCAGCATGATCAGCGTATCGCTCAGCCGCCAGGAAGCGGACGCATTGCTGAATGAACACGTTTGCCTGGCTGCTGTGAACGCACCGGAACAACTGGTGCTGTCAGGCCCGCCTGATGCGATGCAGCAGGTTACGGCACAACTGGAGCGCTCCGGCACACCACATGTCCGGTTACATACCTCCCATGCATTCCACTCTGCTATGCTGGACCCTGTCCTGGCGGAATTTCGCGCCGCCCTGGACGGGATCCCCCCCGGTGAAATAAAAATCCCCTTTGTATCCAACGTCACCGGAGAATGGATAACTGCCGCAGAGGCAACTTCGCCGGAGTACTGGTCCCGCCACATGCGGGAGACTGTACAACTGGCTGCCGGGATACAAACCATCATGGCAACGTCAACGGATATATGTTTTATAGAAGCCGGAGCCGGTCATATTTTATCCGGCCTGCTAAAACAACAGCTGTCCGGTGATACGCACATCGTGACGGTGCCGCTGATACGTGCTGCCAGGGAGCATGTGCCGGACGGGCAGATGCTGGCCAGCGCCATCACGCAACTGTGGATGAATGGCATCAGCATTGACTGGGAGTGCTATTACAGGGACGAAACAAGAAGAAGGGTCCCGTTGCCCGTGTATGCTTTTGAACAAACCACCTACCCGGTAGAAGTAGACCCCTTCAAACTGGGAAACAGGTATCTGTCTGCCCCAAAAAAGACCGGGTGGCACCACTGGATATATTATCCTGTATGGAAAAGCAGCATCCTGCTGCCCGTTACCGGAAAAATAAAATCCTTCCTGTTCCTCTCCGGCGGAACAGCCTGGGAGACATCACTGGTCCGTCAGCTTTGCGCCGCAGGGCATGAGGTAATACAGGTGGTGGCGGATACAGCCTTCCGGCAGGTGGACGGGAAAATGTATTTCATGGACCCCGTTGATAAAGGACAGTTCGGGCTATTGTCTGCTGCGCTGCTGCAGCAGGGCGTTCACTTCACCGACATCCTGTATGGCTTGACCGCCGGGGCAACGGACGAGGCGCTGGTACTGGAAGCACAAAACAGGACGATACATCAGTGTTACTTTGCGTTAGCCCACCTGGTACAGGCGTTGCAGGCCGGCGGGCAACTGAACAATACCCATGTTTTCCTGCTCACGGACCATCTGTTCAACATCCATCATACAGAGAACAGCCGTTATTCCCAGGCGCTGGCGGTGGGCCTGCTGAATGCGCTGCCCCAGGAATTACCGGTGTCATCCAGTCATATCGACATCGACAGCCATGCAACGCTCGCCGGACTGGTGCTTGAACTCGGACAGGCATCACATCAGGAAAGAACAGTCGCCTGGCGCGGGCATAGCAGATGGGTGAGCATTTATCAGCAGAATGAAACGCCCTCGCCGCAGCGGCAGCCTGTAAAGAAAAACGGTGTCTATCTCGTTACCGGCGGTCTCGGTAAGGTGGGGTTCCTCCTGGCGCAGCATCTGGTCGGCACCTGCCAGGCCAAAGTAGTATTGACAGGACGGCGGGATGTGGAACATGCCGGTGAAAACGACGAATGGAACATTCGGTTGAAACAGCTGCAGGCAATGGGCACAGCGGTTTACTACCGTTGTGATGCGGCCGATTACGATGCATTTGAAACAATGGTCAGTCATATCAAAGCTACCCTTGGCCCCGTGCTGGGCGTGATACATGCGGCAGGCAATATCGACAGGCGATATTTTGAACTGACGGAGGACGTCTCTGTTGAAAATACGCTGGCTGTTTTACGGCCTAAAGTGGATGGCATCCGCAACCTCGCCCGGGTATTTGAAAAGGAATCCCCTGATTTTGTCTGGATCACTTCCAGCCTGGCCAGCGTGCTGGGCGGCATTGGCTTTGGCGCTTATGCGGCAGCGAACCTGTTTATGGACCACTATGTCAGTTCCCGCTTACAGCAGCATCCTTCCTGGAAATGTATTGGTCTTTCTGAAATGACGCTTGACGCAGCTGAGGAAGCAGCGGAAGCACGCCGGGAACGAAAGGCGCTGCTCCCCGCTGAACTCATCGCATTGTTTGAGTGGAGCGCCGGCACTCCCGGCATTCCGGTGATATGGCAAACGGCGCAGGACCTCGGGGAACGTTTGCACAACACTTACCACGCCCCGCGCGAAGCCGCAGCGATACTACCAGGCGAAGCAGCAGTGGCTGCCATACAACAAAGACCGGCGCTGAGCACTGTCTTTGTGCCGGCCGCTACTTCCACGGAACAAATACTCTCTCAGATCATGGAACAGTATTTCGGATTTACCGGTATTGGCGTGGATGATGATTTTTTTGAACTGGGAGGCGACTCGTTAAAGGCCATGATCTTACTGAAAAGAATCCGACTGGCGCTGGACGTACAAATCACGGTGCATGATTTCTTTGAAGCACGGACCATCCGGCAGCTGGCTACCGGTATAGACAACAGGTTATGGCTGCTGGCCGGTGAAAATCCGGAAAACGCATTTATTTCTATTATATGA